The genome window TGCGTTTAATAATCTCCTGTTTCTGCTCGGCCGTTAGTGTTGGGAAACCTTTTGGCATGTGCCTTCACCCCTTTCTACTAGTCAGATTATACTGAAACTACTTGTCTAGTATAAGGGGTACATGCCACAGTTTTTGCCCTAAAACCGTCAGCCGACTCTTCAATAAGTTTTAATCTTTTTAATTCATTGATATCTCTTGAAAGAGTCATTTTTGATTTATTTTTATACAAATCGATAATGCGAGGGGTTAAAATTATCAAGTCTTCCCTTTTAACCGGATGATTGCTTTGAGATAGTTCAAGAATTAAATTCCTTATGCGTTTTCTCTTGTTTTCGGAATGGTTCAAGGATCTAGATATCTCGTAAATATAACTTTCCCAGGATACTTTTAACACCTGGCTAAAAATATATTCGAGCTGGTCCTTAAGACCGTCTCTCAAGCCTTCAACTGCATAGGCTATAAAGCTACAAATATTTTCTCTGGCTAAATCTAAATGATTATAATATTGACTTCTCGTTTGATTATAATGATTGCTTAATAAGTGGGCAGCGGGACTCGGTACTCCGGAATGTAGAAGGATTGCGAATTCAATTATTCTAGCTGTTCTGCCATTCCCATCTCCGAATGGATGGATCCAAGCCATGTATAAATGTGCAACGATGGCTTTGAATATACCATTTATTATGTTGTTGTTGTGGAATTTGAATTCATTACTATTAATCCATATGCAAAGCTTGTCCAATAATTCAACAATGTATTGATGGTCAACTCCTTTGTACTGTCCGGCGACAACGGGGTAATGTCTAATCTTCCCTGGGGTTACACAATCTGGGGAGGGAACCTTGTCCAGAATAATCCTATTAAAGAAGCATATTTTGTCGATGGATAGATCGAAATGTCCTGTGTTTAATATGTCCTTAGATACTTCGTCACATAGTTTTAGAATATTGCCAACTTCCTGTCCCAAATACTCTTTTGAGGGTGGAAGCTTGAGCTTGTCGTCAATCCTTAATCGGACATCCTCTTCTGATAAAGTATTCCCTTCGATGGAGGTTGTTGCAAATACGCCTTTAGCTAAGTATACTCGATGCATTTCTTTGGAGACACCGGGAGTTAATGGAATTCTTTCTATGTGATCACATTTTGATAGGCATTCGCCTAATTGAATCCATGTCTGAAAAGAAAGCCTTCTTATATCAATTGAAAAGGTTAGCCAAGGATATCTTTCTGTCACAATACTCATGGCATTCTCCTTGTTGTATAAAATGTTAATAAACTATCTTAATTATTTGCTTAAAATATAACATATAATAAAAAATATTGACCGATATGTTTATTAATATGTTAAGATAATTCTATAATATTTGATTTGAATTGTCAATTGTTGGGGCATGTCTTCCTTGTCTTTGTTCTTGTACTTGTCCTACCTGCCTGCGGCGGGCAGGCGAGCAAGTAAGAGGACAAGGACGAGGACAAGGGAACTCGCAAAATAGGGACGGTGGCTTCTAACCTAGGCACTGCTTTGCGAGTTCTGCCGTCGGGGAGACTCGAACTCCCATGGTGTTACCCACACGATCCTGAGTCGTGCGCGTCTGCCAATTCCGCCACGACGGCCCTTCGACTTCGCTCACTGCGTTCGCTCCGCTCAGGGCCTTGCCCTATGCTGAGCGAGC of Candidatus Margulisiibacteriota bacterium contains these proteins:
- a CDS encoding Fic family protein; protein product: MTERYPWLTFSIDIRRLSFQTWIQLGECLSKCDHIERIPLTPGVSKEMHRVYLAKGVFATTSIEGNTLSEEDVRLRIDDKLKLPPSKEYLGQEVGNILKLCDEVSKDILNTGHFDLSIDKICFFNRIILDKVPSPDCVTPGKIRHYPVVAGQYKGVDHQYIVELLDKLCIWINSNEFKFHNNNIINGIFKAIVAHLYMAWIHPFGDGNGRTARIIEFAILLHSGVPSPAAHLLSNHYNQTRSQYYNHLDLARENICSFIAYAVEGLRDGLKDQLEYIFSQVLKVSWESYIYEISRSLNHSENKRKRIRNLILELSQSNHPVKREDLIILTPRIIDLYKNKSKMTLSRDINELKRLKLIEESADGFRAKTVACTPYTRQVVSV